One genomic window of Actinomycetota bacterium includes the following:
- a CDS encoding zinc-binding alcohol dehydrogenase family protein — MKAFQLGELGATPSVVELPTPTPVEPGEILVTVVAAGLNPVDTLLSIAANDRGPHPRVLGLEGAVSLNDRAYYIERAVQPNGTLAEWTIAKEADLIALPADLDPTSAVPLGIAGLAGWVPMETTVALQKGETVVVLGATGAVGQAAVKAASYLGAGRIVAVGRNEALLKRLLTRGADAYVVLDGENDAAAIKDATNGGSDVIFDAIYGAPFAAALRSAKDGARTVTVGGMAGGLAPLPSRSLIGKTFHGYSNMTTPSEVKTKAFTTMARLTASGEFVIEHEVVSFDDIELEWQRQVDGPGVKLIVAI; from the coding sequence ATGAAAGCCTTCCAACTTGGCGAGCTGGGCGCGACTCCATCTGTAGTCGAACTCCCGACTCCCACACCTGTAGAGCCCGGTGAAATCCTGGTCACAGTCGTTGCCGCCGGACTCAATCCGGTCGACACTCTGCTCTCCATAGCGGCCAATGACCGCGGACCGCATCCGCGGGTGCTCGGCCTTGAAGGCGCGGTCTCGCTGAACGATCGGGCCTACTACATCGAGCGCGCCGTGCAGCCCAATGGAACCTTGGCTGAATGGACCATCGCGAAGGAGGCAGATCTCATCGCGCTGCCGGCGGATCTGGATCCAACTTCAGCGGTTCCGCTGGGCATTGCCGGCCTAGCTGGCTGGGTGCCAATGGAGACGACAGTCGCATTGCAAAAGGGTGAGACCGTGGTGGTGCTCGGCGCAACCGGCGCCGTCGGACAAGCTGCGGTCAAAGCAGCCAGCTATCTCGGTGCTGGGCGCATCGTGGCAGTCGGAAGAAATGAAGCCTTGCTCAAGCGACTGCTGACTCGTGGCGCCGACGCATACGTCGTGCTTGACGGCGAGAACGATGCCGCCGCGATCAAGGACGCCACCAACGGTGGTTCGGACGTCATCTTTGACGCGATCTACGGTGCCCCATTCGCAGCTGCGCTGCGAAGCGCCAAGGATGGCGCTCGCACCGTGACGGTCGGCGGAATGGCTGGCGGTCTTGCTCCATTGCCCTCCCGATCACTCATCGGAAAGACCTTCCACGGCTACTCGAACATGACTACGCCAAGTGAGGTCAAGACAAAGGCCTTCACCACAATGGCAAGGCTCACAGCATCGGGTGAGTTCGTCATCGAGCACGAAGTCGTCTCCTTCGATGACATCGAACTCGAGTGGCAACGTCAGGTCGACGGCCCTGGAGTCAAACTGATTGTTGCCATCTAA
- a CDS encoding aldo/keto reductase: protein MQFAKLGRSGLSVSRIALGAMSFGVPDRGTHQWSLNEEASRPLIKQALELGINFFDTANVYSDGTSEEILGRALADYIPREEVVIATKVNGPMRKGANAQGLSRKSIMTEIDASLKRLGTDYVDLYQIHRFDHRTPIEETMEALHDVVKSGKALYIGASSMWAWQFSKAQYLADVHHLTRFTSMQNHYNLLQREEEREMLPLCADQGVGVIPWSPLARGRLTRDWSTTSARSETDEFGKSLYLDEDQVIVERVAEVAERHGVPRAQVALAWVLSKPGVVAPIVGVTKEHHLTDAVESLKVKLSPEDIASLEAPYKPHPVVGFQ from the coding sequence GTGCAATTCGCCAAACTTGGTCGCTCCGGTCTGTCCGTCTCCCGCATCGCTCTTGGCGCCATGAGTTTCGGTGTCCCAGATCGAGGCACACACCAGTGGAGTCTGAACGAGGAAGCCAGCCGCCCGCTCATCAAGCAGGCCCTCGAGCTCGGCATCAATTTCTTTGACACGGCCAACGTCTACTCAGACGGCACCAGCGAGGAAATCCTGGGCCGCGCCCTGGCCGATTACATCCCACGCGAAGAAGTCGTCATCGCGACCAAGGTCAACGGGCCAATGCGCAAGGGCGCGAACGCCCAAGGCCTTTCGCGCAAGTCGATCATGACCGAGATCGATGCGAGCTTGAAGCGCCTTGGCACCGACTACGTCGATCTCTACCAAATCCACCGCTTCGATCACCGAACGCCGATCGAAGAGACGATGGAGGCGCTGCACGATGTCGTGAAGTCCGGCAAGGCCCTCTACATCGGCGCATCATCAATGTGGGCCTGGCAGTTCTCCAAGGCGCAGTACCTCGCAGATGTGCATCACCTGACTCGCTTCACGTCAATGCAAAATCACTACAACCTGCTGCAGCGTGAAGAGGAGCGCGAGATGCTCCCGCTGTGTGCTGATCAAGGAGTCGGCGTGATCCCGTGGAGCCCGCTAGCGCGCGGCCGCTTGACGCGAGACTGGTCGACTACCAGCGCCAGAAGCGAGACCGACGAGTTCGGCAAGAGTCTGTATCTCGATGAAGATCAGGTCATCGTCGAGCGTGTTGCCGAAGTCGCCGAAAGGCATGGTGTTCCGCGGGCGCAAGTCGCACTTGCGTGGGTGCTGTCCAAGCCAGGAGTCGTCGCACCAATCGTCGGTGTCACCAAAGAGCATCACCTCACCGATGCCGTGGAGTCACTCAAGGTGAAGTTGAGCCCGGAGGACATCGCGTCCCTCGAGGCTCCATACAAGCCGCATCCCGTCGTTGGTTTCCAATAG
- a CDS encoding TetR/AcrR family transcriptional regulator — protein sequence MSSAATPYHHGDLRSALLDAAEESLREGGAADISLRGLARELGVSHAAPRRHFADKQELLDAVAEVGWSRVDQELRLADETVAGEDLQAHLIARGIRYARFAIANPALIELMFAYKTSGRRPPTPKGMIGPSSIDLLIDARRKGDLAVSSGQLARSVWAQLQGIAALAIGGFIPDVDLDDAVAEGIERLMVNTASKLS from the coding sequence GTGTCCAGCGCCGCTACGCCCTATCACCACGGTGATCTGCGCAGCGCGCTGCTCGATGCCGCAGAGGAGTCGCTGCGTGAGGGCGGGGCTGCCGACATCTCCCTTCGCGGTCTGGCGCGCGAACTCGGCGTCAGCCACGCTGCACCACGTCGGCATTTTGCCGACAAGCAGGAGTTGCTCGATGCGGTAGCCGAGGTCGGCTGGAGTCGAGTCGACCAGGAATTGCGGCTGGCCGACGAGACAGTGGCCGGCGAGGATCTTCAGGCCCACTTGATCGCGCGCGGCATCCGCTATGCGCGCTTCGCCATCGCAAATCCAGCGCTCATTGAATTGATGTTCGCCTACAAGACTTCTGGACGTCGACCACCCACGCCTAAGGGAATGATCGGGCCGAGCTCGATTGACCTGCTCATCGATGCGCGACGCAAAGGCGATCTCGCGGTTTCTTCGGGTCAATTGGCGCGTTCGGTGTGGGCGCAGTTGCAGGGCATCGCCGCCTTGGCGATCGGTGGCTTCATTCCTGATGTCGATCTCGATGATGCAGTCGCTGAGGGCATCGAGCGACTGATGGTCAATACCGCAAGCAAGCTCAGTTAA
- a CDS encoding SRPBCC family protein has product MTEETVVHYRVSCVIPASAELVFAVLADPTRHRDFDGSGAVRDSIDTAPLTAEGQTFEMNMYNERVGDYVVRNHVRALKPNEEISWLPSSGGRPAAGHWWGYDVTAIDDNSCEVGLNYDWADVTDPRMMAFFPRSNQDQMQESLTQLQALFAS; this is encoded by the coding sequence ATGACTGAAGAGACTGTCGTCCACTATCGCGTCTCATGCGTGATCCCAGCGAGCGCCGAACTGGTGTTCGCCGTCCTGGCAGACCCCACCCGCCACCGAGATTTCGATGGTTCGGGCGCCGTCCGCGACTCAATCGACACCGCCCCACTGACAGCTGAGGGCCAGACCTTCGAGATGAACATGTACAACGAACGAGTAGGCGACTATGTCGTCCGCAATCATGTTCGGGCGCTGAAACCCAATGAGGAGATCTCATGGCTTCCCTCTTCCGGCGGCCGCCCAGCAGCTGGTCATTGGTGGGGATACGACGTCACCGCGATCGACGACAACTCTTGCGAAGTCGGCTTGAACTATGACTGGGCCGATGTGACAGACCCAAGGATGATGGCCTTCTTCCCACGTTCTAACCAGGATCAGATGCAGGAAAGTTTGACTCAGCTGCAGGCCTTGTTCGCAAGTTAA
- a CDS encoding aldo/keto reductase, with the protein MKYTHLGHTGLSVSKLCLGTMNFGPETSEPDSFEIMDHAHSLGINFFDTANAYGGPGNMGGTETILGNWFATGGGRREKTVIATKLYASFSDWPNDGKLSALNIRRACDASLKRMQTDYIDIYQMHHVDRRTPWDEIWEAMEVLRNQGKIIYVGSSNFAGWHIAQAQEAARRRNFLGLASEQSIYNLLERTVELEVLPASQFYGLGVIPWSPLQGGLLGGIIKKLESGDVGRSKVQRTNERLEALRPQIQAWEDFCAKRDEDPADTALAWLLHNPAVTAPIIGPRTLAQLDGSLRALDIKLDADAMKELDLLFPGPGGTAPEAYAW; encoded by the coding sequence ATGAAGTACACCCATCTGGGCCACACAGGTCTGAGCGTCAGCAAGCTCTGCCTTGGCACCATGAACTTCGGTCCTGAGACCAGCGAGCCGGACTCCTTCGAAATCATGGATCACGCCCACTCGCTCGGCATCAACTTCTTCGACACGGCCAATGCCTATGGCGGTCCGGGCAACATGGGCGGAACCGAAACGATCCTCGGCAACTGGTTCGCCACCGGTGGCGGACGTCGCGAGAAGACCGTCATCGCAACCAAGCTCTACGCTTCGTTCAGCGACTGGCCCAATGACGGCAAGCTCTCGGCATTGAACATCCGGCGCGCGTGCGATGCCTCGTTGAAGCGCATGCAAACTGACTACATCGACATTTACCAAATGCATCACGTTGATCGCCGCACTCCATGGGATGAAATTTGGGAAGCGATGGAGGTGCTGCGCAATCAAGGCAAGATCATCTACGTCGGCTCATCGAACTTTGCTGGCTGGCACATCGCCCAAGCACAAGAGGCTGCTCGTCGTCGCAACTTCCTTGGTCTGGCCAGCGAGCAATCGATCTACAACCTGCTCGAGCGCACGGTTGAACTCGAGGTGCTCCCGGCCTCGCAGTTCTATGGGCTCGGCGTCATCCCCTGGTCACCACTGCAGGGTGGATTGCTCGGCGGCATCATCAAGAAGCTCGAATCCGGCGACGTGGGCCGCAGCAAGGTGCAGCGCACCAACGAACGACTCGAAGCACTGCGTCCGCAGATTCAGGCTTGGGAGGATTTCTGCGCCAAGCGTGACGAGGACCCAGCTGACACCGCGCTTGCCTGGTTGCTCCATAACCCAGCAGTGACGGCACCGATCATCGGGCCACGCACTCTTGCGCAACTCGATGGCTCGCTTCGCGCACTCGACATCAAGCTCGATGCCGATGCGATGAAGGAGCTCGACCTGCTCTTTCCGGGACCAGGTGGAACCGCGCCGGAGGCTTACGCCTGGTAG
- a CDS encoding lysophospholipid acyltransferase family protein, which yields MSRRSLSARGSEIREHWTLRTVPMFASGAVATAGAIIATLGVRAGTRKSHLLEPILRTWARAWLVPAGVRLQVDGQEHVVAGHRYVVVSNHQSNLDPMAHLAGLRLPLRFLAMRELFDLPGMSGALRRIGIIEVDRENPDSGMIMRGVSLALTDGASVLVYPEGQTSHDGGLNQFHIGAFVLAIEHGVPILPITVIGTREVWAPGSNAIHSGLVRLVIHEPIDTQGLNRRAAIGLRDKARSAIATSL from the coding sequence ATGAGTAGGCGGAGCTTGTCTGCTCGGGGGTCGGAGATTCGTGAGCATTGGACTCTACGAACCGTCCCGATGTTTGCATCGGGTGCGGTGGCTACCGCCGGCGCCATCATCGCCACCTTGGGAGTTCGAGCCGGCACTCGCAAATCGCACTTGCTCGAGCCGATCTTGCGCACTTGGGCACGCGCCTGGTTGGTCCCGGCGGGAGTAAGACTCCAAGTGGATGGTCAAGAGCATGTCGTGGCCGGACATCGTTATGTGGTCGTGTCGAATCATCAATCGAACCTGGACCCAATGGCGCATCTTGCCGGGCTGAGGCTCCCCCTCCGCTTCCTAGCGATGCGAGAGCTGTTCGACCTTCCGGGGATGAGCGGTGCCCTGCGAAGAATTGGCATTATCGAGGTCGACCGAGAAAACCCTGACAGCGGGATGATCATGCGCGGGGTGAGCCTCGCGCTGACGGACGGAGCCAGCGTGTTGGTGTACCCGGAAGGACAGACTTCACACGACGGCGGCTTGAATCAGTTTCACATCGGCGCCTTTGTTCTTGCCATCGAGCACGGTGTGCCAATTCTGCCGATCACGGTCATTGGAACCCGGGAAGTATGGGCTCCCGGCAGCAATGCGATTCACAGCGGATTGGTACGACTGGTTATCCACGAGCCCATCGACACTCAAGGCTTGAACCGCCGCGCAGCGATTGGTCTGCGAGACAAGGCACGCTCGGCAATCGCCACATCTCTTTGA
- a CDS encoding alpha/beta hydrolase has protein sequence MAVSSTAYNEKHLLRETSELLGAPWTEPILTREFWEMPDGSSISSLRWLEAEPELVMLHGGGQNAHTWDAVGLLMNRPFVAVDLPGHGHSSWREDKEYWPFTGAESIAIVLDRMGLKDVALVGMSMGGLTAIHLAAIRPEMFSRVAIVDVTPSQMEQMKKMTLEERGTTALTQGPDRYESSQAMIDATTVLAPNRPALLIERGVVHNSQQFADGQWGWRYDSMKRPEGEDPSEFLNDDFLALWEDVNKIEVPIMLVRGGASAFVTDEHVADFRSRAKDFRFEIVDGAGHSVQSDRPAELAALLTEYIS, from the coding sequence ATGGCTGTATCCAGCACGGCGTACAACGAGAAGCATCTGTTGAGGGAAACCTCAGAACTGCTCGGTGCACCGTGGACCGAGCCGATCCTGACGCGTGAGTTCTGGGAGATGCCCGATGGGTCGAGCATCTCCTCATTGCGCTGGCTGGAGGCAGAGCCAGAGCTCGTGATGCTGCACGGCGGCGGACAGAACGCACACACCTGGGATGCCGTCGGTTTGCTGATGAATCGCCCCTTCGTTGCCGTCGATCTGCCAGGACACGGCCACTCGTCTTGGCGCGAGGACAAGGAGTACTGGCCCTTCACGGGCGCGGAGAGTATCGCCATCGTCCTTGATCGCATGGGCCTGAAAGATGTTGCACTCGTTGGAATGTCGATGGGTGGCTTGACTGCAATCCATCTGGCCGCGATCCGTCCTGAGATGTTTTCGCGTGTGGCGATTGTTGATGTCACACCAAGTCAGATGGAACAGATGAAGAAGATGACTCTTGAAGAGCGTGGGACCACTGCGCTTACTCAAGGCCCTGATCGATATGAGTCATCGCAAGCGATGATTGATGCGACGACAGTCCTGGCACCAAATCGTCCGGCTCTTCTCATCGAGCGGGGGGTCGTGCACAACTCACAGCAATTCGCGGACGGCCAGTGGGGTTGGCGTTATGACTCGATGAAACGTCCCGAAGGCGAAGACCCAAGCGAGTTCCTGAACGACGATTTCTTGGCGCTTTGGGAAGACGTCAACAAGATCGAAGTCCCCATCATGTTGGTGCGCGGTGGCGCTTCGGCGTTTGTCACCGACGAGCATGTTGCTGATTTCAGGAGTCGCGCAAAGGACTTCCGTTTTGAGATCGTCGATGGCGCGGGCCACTCCGTGCAAAGCGATCGACCGGCTGAACTTGCTGCACTCCTGACGGAGTACATCTCCTAG
- a CDS encoding maleylpyruvate isomerase N-terminal domain-containing protein, producing the protein MFTAQSAEDPVSVVSQYLEVAGIIRTFLATSEVAKYWEYPSELEEWTVAGLAGHLARPVLNIPTILAAKVPSELPLKSAVEYYSAMPASAQEINSQVAIDIRKRGVESAGTGAKDLLKRYDSALSELSTTLPELAEDHEVIALGARMLLTEYLITRMVEMVVHADDLAVSIGKVSPKFPMTASDTVVATLACISARRNSLTDVIRALAREERPIQRLSAF; encoded by the coding sequence ATGTTCACAGCCCAGAGTGCGGAGGATCCAGTGTCAGTGGTCAGCCAGTATCTAGAGGTGGCCGGCATCATCAGAACCTTCCTGGCAACGAGCGAAGTTGCCAAGTACTGGGAGTACCCCAGCGAGCTGGAAGAATGGACCGTTGCCGGCTTGGCCGGACATCTCGCACGTCCGGTGCTCAACATTCCCACCATCCTCGCCGCCAAAGTGCCCAGCGAACTGCCGCTGAAATCTGCCGTGGAGTACTACTCCGCCATGCCAGCCAGTGCTCAGGAAATCAACTCGCAGGTGGCCATCGACATTCGCAAACGCGGAGTGGAATCAGCAGGCACTGGCGCTAAGGATCTGCTCAAGAGGTACGACTCTGCATTGAGCGAACTGTCCACGACTCTCCCCGAGCTCGCTGAGGATCACGAAGTGATTGCCCTTGGCGCACGAATGTTGCTGACCGAATACCTCATCACCCGCATGGTGGAAATGGTCGTTCATGCTGATGACCTCGCCGTCAGCATCGGCAAGGTCTCCCCCAAATTTCCGATGACTGCCTCAGACACCGTGGTCGCAACGCTCGCCTGCATCTCTGCACGCAGGAACAGCCTGACGGATGTCATTCGCGCACTCGCACGCGAAGAGCGCCCAATCCAACGACTCTCTGCCTTCTAG